gccgccaccaccgtcagtatggaggacactgccgccaccaccgtcagtatggaggacactgccgccaccaccgtcagtatggtggacactgccgccaccaccgtcagtatggaggacactgccgccaccaccgtcAGTATGGAGGACACTGCCGCTACCACCGTCAGTATGGAGGACACTGCCGCCGCCACCGTCAGTATGGTGGACACTGCCACCACCGTCAGTATGGAggacactgccgccaccaccgtcagtatggaggacactgccgccaccaccgtcagtatggaggacactgccgccaccaccgtcagtatggaggacactgctgccaccaccgtcAGTATGGTGGACACTGCCGCCGCCACCGTCAGTATGGTggacactgccgccaccaccgtcagtatggaggacactgccgccgccaccgtcagtatggaggacactgccgccaccaccgtcAGTATGGTGGACACTGCCGCCACCGTCAGTATGGAGGACACTGCCGCCGCCACCGTCAGTATGGTGGACACTGCCACCACCGTCAGTATGGAGGACACTGCCGTCACCGTCAGTATGGaggacactgctgccaccaccgtcagtatggaggacactgccgtcaccgtcagtatggaggacactgctgccaccaccgtcagtatggaggacactgccgtcaccgtcagtatggaggacactgctgccaccaccgtcagtatggaggacactgccgtcaccgtcagtatggaggacactgctgccaccaccgtcagtatggaggacactgccgccaccgtcagtatggaggacactgccgccaccaccgtcAGTATGGTGGACACTGCCGCCACCGTCAGTATGGAggacactgccgccaccaccgtcagtatggaggacactgccgccaccaccgtcAGTATGGTGGACACTGCCACCACCGTCAGTATGGaggacactgctgccaccaccgtcagtatggtggacactgccgccaccaccgtcAGTATGGTGGACACTGCCGCCACCGTCAGTATGGTGGACACTGCCGCCGCCACCGTCAGTATGGTGGACACTGCCGCCGCCACCGTCAGTATGGTggacactgccgccaccaccgtcAGTATGGTGGACACTGCCGCCGCCACCGTCAGTATGGTGGACACTGCCGCCACCGTCAGTATGCTGGACACTGCCGCCCTGCTGGGATCCATGTTGATGATACTGTTGCtcccgtgtgtgttgtgtcacgtgtataatgtgtgtgtgtgacaacatTCTCGCTCTGTGTACTTCCTGTGTTGGGGTGGTTGTGTATGTGCTTGGTGACgccccggggtgtgtgtgtgtgtgtgtgtgtacttacctaattgtacttacctaattgtgcttgcgggggttgagctctggctctttggtcccgcctctcaaccgtcaatcaactggtgtacagattcctgagcctattgggctctatcatatctacatttgaaactgtgaatggagtcagcctccaccacatcacttcctaatgcattccatctgttaacaactctgacactgaaaaagttctttctaacgtctctgtggctcatttgggtactcagcttccacctgtgtccccttacgtgtgtgtgtgtgtgtgtgtgtgtgtgtgtgtgtgtgtgtgtgtgtaccgagcGGTGGGCTCTGGCCTCGGTCCCCGACCTCCCGCCACCCACCCGAGGGAGACCTTCCACGGTCCCATATATTACACATTAACACAGTCGGGGTGGATTATAGCTAGTTCACCCTGACTTGAACCATGACTGACTCATTTGACAGAGAATGACTGATATTTACAGAGAATAGTGATGTATACCGGACGGGTATACCCTGGTGGTATACCCCGGCGGTATACCGGTGGGGCGGGTGGTGGGCCTTGAGGCCACACCAGACACAGCCACACAGCAGCAGGACATAGAGCAAGTGGAGAGGACAACACCAAGGTTCCCCCTCACGCGGCCTCCATGGCCGCGCACGTTTTCTGTGGGCGCCATGTGGCGGCAGGGGCGCGGCTCGCGCTGGCCaatcacagcccgtcctcgtggAGTCGTGTTGCCCCGCCAGCCAATCACCGCCCACCAACACCGTTTTCTATAATGCTCGGCACTTTTTGTTGTTGTGCATTGACGTGACCTTACTGTTAATCTTACTAAGAGTTACACACTATTTTAATCTGCCGTTTGTGCTAGATTAGTTAATTATAAAGTGCGATATATGTGGAACTGCGCCGTTGAAagcggtgtggaggtggtgggtaaCTCAAGGTCAAGTGTATTGATTACCGCCGCCGCCAGACCTCTCTATAGATGAATGAGTCAAATGATATCACTTTTTGCTCTCTTGTCTCTCGGGAATCAACATTTTTGTCCTATTCTATCTATTTAATctaaacaattatacatataaatCCGGTAGTGTTATCAAGGCGCTTGAGTGCTCGCTGAGGTGTGGGGGGCGGGTGTGGCCACACCTGGTACAGGGAGCCAGGTATGGGATGGGGGCGGGTGTGGCCACACCTGgtacagggagccaggtgtgggatgggggcgggtgtggccacacctggtacagggagccaggtgtgggacaggggcgggtgtggccacacctggtacagggagccaggtgtgGGACAGGGGCGGGTGTGGCCACACCTGGTACAGGGAGCTAGGTGTGGGATGGGGGCGGGTGTGGCCACACCTGGTACAGGAAGCCAGGTGTGGGATGGGGGCCGGTGTGGCCACATCTGgtacagggagccaggtgtgGGACGGGGGCGGGTGTGGCCACACCTGgtacagggagccaggtgtgGGATGGGGCCGGTGTGGCCACACCTGgtacagggagccaggtgtgggatggggggccggtgtggccacacctggtacagggagccaggtgtgggatgggggcgggtgtggccacacctggtacagggagccaggtgtgggatgggggccggtgtggccacacctggtacagggagccaggtgtgGGATGGGGGCCGGTGTGGCCACACCTGATACAGGGAGTCAGGTGTGGGACGGGGGCGGGTGTGGCCACACCTAgtacagggagccaggtgtgGGACGGGGGCGGGTGTGGCCACACCTGgtacagggagccaggtgtgGGATGGGGGCCGGTGTGGCCACACCTGGTACAGGGAGTCAGGTGTGGGACGGGAGCGGGTGTGGCCACACCTGgtacagggagccaggtgtgGGACGGGGGCGGGTGTGGCCACACCTGgtacagggagccaggtgtgGGACGGGGGCGGGTGTGGCCACACCTGgtacagggagccaggtgtgggacaggggcgggtgtggccacacctggtacagggagccaggtgtgggatgggggcgggtgtggccacacctggtacagggagccaggtgtgggatgggggcgggtgtggccacacctggtacagggagccaggtgtgggatgggggcgggtgtggccacacctggtacagggagccaggtgtgggatgggggcgggtgtggccacacctggtacagggagccaggtgtgggatgggggcgggtgtggccacacctggtacagggagccaggtgtgggatgggggcgggtgtggccacacctggtacagggagccaggtgtgggatgggggcgggtgtggccacacctggtacagggagccaggtgtgggacaggggcgggtgtggccacacctggtacagggagccaggtgtgggatgggggcgggtgtggccacacctggtacagggagccaggtgtgggacaggggcgggtgtggccacacctggtacagggagccaggtgtgggatgggggcgggtgtggccacacctggtacagggagccaggtgtgGGACGGGGGCGGGTGTGGCCACACCTGgtacagggagccaggtgtgGGACGGGGGCGGGTGTGGCCACACCTGgtacagggagccaggtgtgGGATGGGGACGGGTGTGGCCACACCTGgtacagggagccaggtgtgGGACGGGGGCGGGTGTGGCCACACCTGgtacagggagccaggtgtgagaTGGGGGCCGGTGTGGCCACACCTGgtacagggagccaggtgtgGGACGGGGGCGGGTGTGGCCACACCTGgtacagggagccaggtgtgGGACGGGGGCGGGTGTGGCCACACCTGgtacagggagccaggtgtgGGACGGGGGCGGGTGTGACCACACCTGgtacagggagccaggtgtgGGACGGCTGTGGCCACACCTGgtacagggagccaggtgtgGGACGGGGGCGGGTGTGGCCACACCTGgtacagggagccaggtgtgggacgggtgtggccacacctggtacagggagccaggtgtgggacgggtgtggccacacctggtacagggagccaggtgtgggacgggtgtggccacacctggtacagggagccaggtgtgGGATGGGGGCGGGTGTTGAGAGCCGGATATAAACACCAGCTGAGGCCAGACCCCCTCAGTACGCTGGCAGCCGTCGACGGGGACGCACgcacctccttctcctcctccgtgTGTGAGTGTACCGCTCTACCGTAAACTGCCTTGTAAACACCAAGTCTTGGGGATCCCCCGTGAGTGTCTAGTTTACTCCACAAGTTTACACCGGAACAGTTTACCCAAAACCACCCGACCAGAGAGGAATGGAATACACTGTTGCCAACGACAGAGAAAATAGTGGTAAGTCCAACCTACTGTTTTTTGGACTTGTTtacgtttggtgttggacttgaggCCTGTCGGCCACGGGAGGGTTATCAAGGCCAGTGCAGTAGTTCACTGACCAAGCAGCAATTATTCTCCAGCGGTGTGACCACTGCCTCCAAGGACTCGGGCTTATACTTGTGATTTATAGTGTGGCAGAGTCCTATATAGTGTGGCCGAGTCCTATATAGTGTGGCAGAGTCCTGTATAGTGTGGCAGAGTCCTGTATAGTGTGGCAGAGTCCTGTATAGTGTGGCCGAGTCCTATATAGTGTGGCCGAGTCCTATATAGTGTGGCAGAGTCCTATATAGTGTGGCAGAGTCCTATATAGTGTGGCAGAGTCCTATATAGTGTGGCAGAGTCCTATATAGTGTGGCAGAGTCCTATATTTTAATttcgtgttgtgtgtgtgagcatCGTCTCTCACTAGtggggtggtggccaccacactaggggggtggtggccaccacactaggggggtggtggccaccacactaggggggtggtggccaccacactaggggggtggtggccaccacactaggggggtggtggccaccacactagtttaccaccacacttgtgttcacctggttgtgctagcgggggttgaactctggctctttggtcccgcctctcaacgtcagtctacatccccccccccaggaagcagcccattacAGCTGTCTAACGTCCAAGTTAGTCAGGGGGTTACCAGTATACATAGGTACATGGATAATTATACATGGTATAATGGTATGGATAATTGTACCATGGATAATGGTAGATGGAGGataattttaaatagacttttatatataataggtgatcagctgtctagtaatgtGTTGGGGTTCCTCAGAGGACAAAgtgcctctcactatattattaaatgtttagctaatgataatgattattatagaatatttattgatttacaagaagcttttgataaagccaacagcgAGGTTATCTTATATCAgctagctggtcttggtgttaacACAGGTTATCTTATATCAgctagctggtcttggtgttaacACAGGTTATCTTATATCAgctagctggtcttggtgttaacACAGGTTATCTTATATCAgctagctggtcttggtgttaacACAGGTTATCTTATATCAgctagctggtcttggtgttaacACAGGTTATCTTATATGAgctagctggtcttggtgttaacACAGGTTATCTTATATCAgctagctggtcttggtgttaacAAAGGTTATCGAATATGAgctagctggtcttggtgttaaagggagattattgcgctggttACGGGATTATCTTCACCAtatatgaaagactgattaaaaagatagagtctcatggtattgggggtgctatattaagctggattagggcatggctataccaaaggaaacagagagttagtataaatggagtcaagtcagagtgggcaaatgttgtaagtggagtgcctcaaggctctgtcctgggacctctgttgtttataatatatataaatgatttatattcaggtttgagtagcaacatttgcaaatttgccgatgatacaaaaatcggtagggaaattaattcggaggaggactcactatcacttcaagttgatctagatagggttttgaaatggtcgaaggattggcagatgcagtttaatgctgataaatgtaaagttctgaggttaggtaatgatgatagggttacaagatacgagctagatggtgttgaggttgtgaagtcggattgcgaaagggatctgggagttatgattagtaagaatttaaaacaaaaagatcaatgcatgaatgttcgtaataaggcaaataggacacttggatttattaatcgcagcgttagtaacaagacacctggtgtggttctcaagctatatcttgctctagttaggccccatttagattatgcagttcagttttggtcgccatattatagaatggatataaattcacttgaacgtgtccagcgtaggatgactaagttaattccccaaattagaaatctttcatatgaagaaagattaacaaagcttaagttgcattcactggaaaggcgaagatttaggggtgacatgatagaggtttacaagtggatgaatggacataacaggggggatattaatagggtattaaaagtatcaacacaagacaacacgaaacaatgggtataaattggataaatttagatttagggaagacttgggtaaatactggttcggtaacagggttgttgatttgtggaaccaattaccgcgtaacgtggtggaggtggggtccctcgattgtttcaagcgcgggttggacatgtatatgagtgggattgggttgggtggttatagataggagctgcctcgtatgggccaacaggccttctgcagttgcctttgttcttatgttcttatgttcaggaaaggaaggctcagggaggagtgttgagtcccaccctgtttaatgtactaatgaataagatagcatctgagagatactcaaatggggtaactccgatcatatatgccgatgatattttgtttcagggcaaagatatttcaaaggttcaaacagtgttggacaatttcggaaaccttgtgtcaccatatgggattggtggttaatgaaaacaaaactaagtttgaatgtagaagtcggagccccattatattgaaaataaacggtaaaattatagttaatataaatatttaggcatatatgttggatatacccatgagagtttggaagctgagatgaacagactgttgggtcaatgtcggaagagattacaacctctgaaggccttggcatgctgtggaaagggagtgggagtccctgtgctacgaatgatatacttgagtactgtaagatctcttattgattatgctgcgcctgtcatttcttgttttggtaaaggtaagatgggcaagttggagaaggtacaaaataaagccatgagaattatcttaggatgcccaagaaatgctatgattgagataatgaggatggagttgaatctgcagagtattggggatagaatttcatagataaatgtagcctctgccattagattaatgagaggtgggggagctaatgaattaatcctctcggttcaaaaggtgggaagtaatgaacaatgtattATAAAGTATAACAAGAAAGCATACATGAgtgccttatgttctaatgttataaagtatgaagtTATTCCAGAATGTATTGTTGTGTCCAAGAGACaagtcacaccaccatgggaggattgtaatgtagatgtagtaattactcccttgcaaaagaaaaaaagtatgtatgaaataggagagctgagggcaacatatgattgtataattagaaaactgcctacagaaaacactctacatgtatattgtgatgggtcagtagctagggatgggaaggcaggatgtggagtcttgatcagggagtacactgacatcggcactgtagatactgttattggacgccgcttaactgacaatgtctcttcaacacaggctgaactccaaggtggatgaatgtagaaaatagagaactattagctgaatatcaaataaatggattcaaactatttcacacagatagatatattagacgaggaggtggagtagccatatatgttagggacaatttgaaatgtagtctcaaagagggaatcaaaactgagccccacacacaaactatttggatagaattaaacgaaaaagcaaataatattataataggagttatatataggccaccaaatttagacagaatggaagcaaagcatctatgggatgaaatatctagagcatctagatctaacagtatttatgtcatgggtgactttaattttagtggaataaactggttgaacaaaacagggaatagtgaagcagaagattttctagaattaattgacgattgctttcttacgcaacacattaaggaaccaacacgggaaaataatattttagatttagtgttaactaacagggaaacacaaattaatgacatcgaaatagggggtgagctagggaacagtgatcacaaagtaatcagatttagcatagaatggaatagacctgtaggagaaaattctgttaaagtgccagattttcgaaaagctgattttaatagcctaagaaattttttggatcaaatagattggaaagtcttgggtatggggtgtgggccggtcttggagcgagacatgaacccagcgataggtgacttaaatggggatttcgatgtggatttaatatataacttatttaagactattctaaacaaagcacaggaacgtagtataccatacaaattgaatagatcgaatactaatgacccaaagtggataacaaaggatctgaagaaccttataggtaaaaagagagcttggtacaaaaggattaaaaatggggaggtcactttagaacaggaattcgtacaactggttagaaatgttaaaaaagagattaggaaagcaaaaagaaactatgaagttcgcatagcagggcaagcaaagacaaatcctaaagggttttttcagttatatcgtactaagactagggaaaggataggtccattaaaaactgagacaggtcaaataacggatagtgatgaagagatgagtagtatttttaataaatattttgtatctgtatttactaaagaggaacttaacaatatgccttcagccgaacaagtctatgtgggtggggacgaggacaggttgacgagtttagcagttaccagggaggatgttcttaaacaaatagtaaaactcaaaccaaacaaatccccagggccggatgaagtgtttgccagggtgcttaaagaatgcaaagaggagctttgtgacccactgtcaaccatatttaacaaatcaatagagtcaggcagagtgccagagttttggaaagttgctaatgtgataccagtttttaagaaaggagatagatcacttgcgtctaactatcgaccaattagcctaacgtctattgtgggaaagttactcgaatctataatagcaaataaaattcgtcttcatcttgaaaaacataaattaataattgagtcgcaacatggttttataaatggccgttcatgtttaacaaatttgttatctttttattctagcattgttgaggcagttgatagtggtaaggattgcgatgttgtgtaccttgactttagcaaagcttttgatacagtgccacatgaaagactgattaaaaagatagagtctcatggtattgggggtgctatattaagctggattagggcatggctataccaaaggaaacagagagttagtataaatggaatcaagtcagagtgggaaaatgttgtaagtggagtgcctcaaggctctgtcctgggacctctgttgtttataatatatataaatgatttagattcaggtttgagtagcaacatttgcaaatttgccgatgatacgaaaatcggtagggaaattaattcggaggaggactcactatcacttcaagttgatctagatagggttttgaaatggtcaaaggattggcagatgcagtttaatgctgataaatgtaaagttctgaggttaggtaatgatgatagggttacaagatacgagctagatggtgttgagattgtgaagtcgaattgcgaaagggatctgggagttatgattagtaagaatttaaaacaaaaggatcaatgcataaatgttcgtaataaggcaaatcggacacttggatttattaatcgcagcgttagtaacaagacacctggtgtggttcttaagctatatcttgctctagttaggccccatttagattatgcagttcagttttggtcgccatattatagaatggatataaattcacttgaacgtgtccagcataggataccttgccttgaggttaccttgaggtgcttccggggcttagcatccccgcggcccggtcgtcgaccaggcctcctggttgccggactgatcaaccaggctgttggacgcggctgctcgcagcctgacgtatgagtcacagcctagttggtcaggtatcctttggaggtgcttatccagttctctcttgaacactgtgaggggtcggccagttatgccccttatgtgtagtggaagcgtgttgaacagtctcggacctctcggacctaggatgactaagttaattccccaaattagaaatctttcatatgaagaaagattaacaaagcttaagttgcattcactggaaagacgaagagttaggggtgacatgatagaggtttacaagtgggtgaatggacataacaaaggggatattaatagggtattaaaagtatcaacacaagacagaacacgaaacaatgggtataaattggataagtttagatttaggaaagacttgggtaaatactggttcagtaacagggttgttgatttgtggaaccaattaccgcgtaacgtgctggaggtggggtccctcgattgtttcaagcgcgggttggacatgtatatgagtgggattgggtggttataaataggagctgcctcgtatgggccaataggccttctgcagttgcctttgttcttatgtgtattagcaggattacaggaagtagtcaaatgtggtaaaaatgcttgcttctttattgacagcagaggagcgttagagtctttaaatagcagacgcccagtatatcagaatattgtgatagagtgtagagagaatgttaagaaattagaaaaaactgggtataaagtaagattcatgtggatcccttcacatgtgggaatactgttgaatgaggtagttgatgacatagcgaagagagccactgaaaaaactcttgttgatgttgtatgtcagttNNNNNNNNNNNNNNNNNNNNNNNNNNNNNNNNNNNNNNNNNNNNNNNNNNNNNNNNNNNNNNNNNNNNNNNNNNNNNNNNNNNNNNNNNNNNNNNNNNNNNNNNNNNNNNNNNNNNNNNNNNNNNNNNNNNNNNNNNNNNNNNNNNNNNNNNNNNNNNNNNNNNNNNNNNNNNNNNNNNNNNNNNNNNNNNNNNNNNNNNNNNNNNNNNNNNNNNNNNNNNNNNNNNNNNNNNNNNNNNNNNNNNNNNNNNNNNNNNNNNNNNNNNNNNNNNNNNNNNNNNNNNNNNNNNNNNNNNNNNNNNNNNNNNNNNNNNNNNNNNNNNNNNNNNNNNNNNNNNNNN
This genomic stretch from Procambarus clarkii isolate CNS0578487 chromosome 5, FALCON_Pclarkii_2.0, whole genome shotgun sequence harbors:
- the LOC138351295 gene encoding mucin-22-like; amino-acid sequence: MEDTAATTVSLEDTAATTVSMVDTAAATVSMEDTAATVSMEDTAATVSMEDTAATVSMEDTAATVSMEDTAATVSMEDTAATVSMEDTAATVSMEDTAATVSMEDTAAATVSMEDTAATTVSMEDTAATTDTAATTVSMEDTAATTVSMEDTAAATVSMVDTATTVSMEDTAATTVSMEDTAATTVSMEDTAATTVSMEDTAATTVSMVDTAAATVSMVDTAATTVSMEDTAAATVSMEDTAATTVSMVDTAATVSMEDTAAATVSMVDTATTVSMEDTAVTVSMEDTAATTVSMEDTAVTVILYQLAGLGVNKGYRI